TTTTGACGGATTTGCGCTCGTCGTACCCGGTTCTCGGGGAAAATCTTTACGTCACCGCGGGCAAGGGTTCGGAACTGATTCACTGGGACAGCCAGACACGCTTCTGTCCCGCCTGCGGCGCGCCCACGCAGCCCAAACTTCCCATTTCCAAGAGCTGCCCCAAATGCGGGAACGAGCTTTTTCCCAACATCGCGCTTGCCATTATCGTGCTGGTCCGCAGGGGGGAGGAAGCCCTGCTCGTCCGGGCGCATACATTCAGGGGCACGCACTACGGCCTCGTGGCCGGATTCCTGGAACCCGGCGAGACCCTGGAAGAATGCGTCGCGCGGGAAGTCCGCGAGGAAACCGGCATCAGCATCAAAAACATCCGCTACTTCGGCTCCCAGCCCTGGCCCTACCCCAGCGGGCTCATGGTCGGGTTCACGGCGGACTATCAGAACGGCGACCTCACCCTCCAGCAGGAGGAGCTTGCCGCCGGGGCCTTTTTCTCCCGCGACAACCTGCCCGACCTGCCCGCCAAGCTCAGCATCGCACGGCGGCTTATCGACGCCTGGATCGACGGGAAGCCGTAACCCGCGAATACGGTTGGCGCTATCCCGAACTCCCCCTCATGCGGGGAATTTTTTGTACGGGCAACAAACCCGACGACGAAGCGGCCATGGCGGGGCTTTTCCCGCGCCGGTCACGGGCAACGCCGGTAAAATCGCGTGTCCACGGACATCAGCGGAAAGTTTTCCGGCAGAAGCTCTTTGGGAAAAGGCGCGAACCCGTTTTTTTCGTAGAACCTGTGCGCGGCCAGAAACTTCTCCGTGGTGCCGAGGTAGATATCCCGCACGCCCCGCCCGCGCGCCCATTCCAACAGCACGTCCAGCAGTTGCTGCCCCGTTCTGTACGGAGCTCCCCGGTAGGCGGGGCCGACGAACATCTTCCGCAGCGCGCCCTGCCCGTTCCCGATATCCTTCAGGGAAACGGTGCCGGCCACCGCGCCGTCATGGAGGGCAACCCAGAAGTTCCCGTTCCCGGTTTGGTAAAAGTCCGGGATGGCGCTTAAATCCGGCTGCCCCTCGCGGGTGACCGGCACGCCGAACTCCTTCCGCTGGATGCCGAGAATCAGGTTGATGACCGCTTCCTTGAAGGAATCGTCATATTCGCGCACCGTGACAATGCCCATCCGTTGCTCCTTGTTGCGGGCGCGCCCATGCGGCCATGGGCCATCCGCCGTGTACGAAACGCTCCGGGAATAGTAGCGGAAAACGCTTCCGGGCGCAAAAAAAAGCGGCCCGGCAAGCCGGACCGCTTTTTTTGCCCGGCAACGCGGGCAATCAGGACGCGGGAATAACGCTGACGCGTACTTTCTCGCGGCGATTGCGGATGTATTTTTCAAATTTCACAACACCGTCGCAGGTGGCGAAGATGGTGAAATCGCGGCCCAGGCCCACCCCGGAACCGGGATGCACTTTGGTGCCGAGCTGGCGCACGATAATGCTGCCGGCAAGAACTTTCTGGCCGCCGTACCGTTTGACGCCCCGGCGCTGGCCCGCACTGTCGCGGCCGTTACGGGAACTGCCGCCTGCTTTTTTATGTGCCATGGCTTATCTCCTTCGCGGTTACGCGGTGATGGACTTGATCTTCAGGGTGGTGAAATCCTGACGATGCCCCTGGGTGCGGCGCGAATCCTGGCGACGGCGCTTTTTGAAGACGATGATCTTCTCGCCGCGGCCGTGTTCGACCACTTCCGCCGTCACCGTGGCGGCGGCGATATAGGGGGAGCCGACGGCAAAGGAGCCGCCGCCGAGCATCAAAACCTTATCAATGACAATTTCGCTGCCCACAGCCGAGGTAAGTTTTTCAACGCGGATCTTGCCGCCTTCCTCAACCCGGAACTGTTTGCCGCCGCTTTCAATAATCGCATACATGGTGTGCTTCCTCCAATACGAAGAGAGAGGTGTTTACCGCCTCGAGAATAATTCGTCAAGTACTCTTTTGCTTGCCAATCGGTTTTCGAGCCATTAGGATGCCGCGCTATGAAAACACTACATTCCATGTGCCGTCAGAAAACCAGCATTTTTCTTCTCTGCCAAGGAAGGCGAGTTCCGGGCGGAGGGAGTATATACACCAATATTCGACCTTCGCACGGGGCGAGCCTGACGAAGGCAGAGGGGAAAAAGGCGGTTTTATGATGGTCACATACGACGCGGTCGCCCTGTTTTCCGGCGGCCTGGACAGCATCCTCGCGGCACGACTCATACAAGACCAGGGTCTTGCCGTCAAATGCATCCATTTCACCTCCCCCTTTTTCGGCAAGCCCGAGAGCATCCCGCATTGGCGCGAAGTGTACGGTCTGGACATTGACGCCGTGGACGTCGGCGACGCGTTCGCCGCCATGCTGGCGGAACGCCCGGCCCACGGGTTCGGCAAGGTCCTCAACCCCTGCGTGGACTGTAAAATACTGATGATGCGGCGCGCCGTGACCCTCATGCGGGAGCTCGGCGCGGACATCCTTATATCGGGCGAAGTCCTGGGGCAGCGGCCCATGTCCCAGCGCAAAGACACCCTCAACATCATCCGCCGGGACGCCGGCGTGCGCGATGTCCTTATCCGCCCGCTCAGCGCCAGGATTCTGGAAGAAACCCCGGCCGAAGCCAGCGGCAGGATAGACCGCTCGCGGCTTGGGGCCATCTCCGGCAGGGGACGCAGGAGCCAGCTCGAGCTGGCGGCGGCGCTCGGCATAACGGAAATTCCCACCCCCGCCGGCGGATGCCGGTTGACGGAAAAGGAAAACGGCAGAAGCTATTGGCCGGTTCTCCTGCATACGCCCCGCCCAACGGGCAACGACTTCGACCTTGCCGCGACCGGGCGCCAATACTGGAACCTTGCCGCGCCCGGCGCGCCGCTGCATCTGTGCGTCGGCCGCAACCAGGCGGACAACGCGCGGCTGCTCGAGCTCGCGCTGCCGGGCGACATTGTTTTCAAAATAGCGTCCTTTCCCGGCCCCGTGGCCCTTGGCAGACCCTTTCCCGGGCAGGAGTGGGACGATGCGGCCGTGGCTTCGGCGGCCGCCTTCACGGCGTCTTTTTCTCCCAAAGCCGCCCGGTTTTCGGAAGAATCGGGAAAACCGGTGTTTGTGAAAGCGCACAAGGGGCCCGACCACGGCGCGATCATGCGCCCCGTGGAAGAGGACGCCGTGCCCGCGATTCCCGTGATCCCGGCGCGGGCCGGCGATTGGCGGGAATACCCATGGGAAAAGGCGCGCGGGGAAATCCGCGCCGAGCAGCGCGAACGGCTGGGCCTGCCGCCCAAGGAACAGCCTTTCCAGGATGAAGACGAGCCGGGCTCGGAATAACCCTGTCAAAAAAATATCATCGCGATGGGCCGCATCATTCCGGATGCCGCGCCGGGCCGGGAATTTGCCCGCAAACGCAGCGGCAAATTATTCTGGCCCGGTTTTTGCTTATTTATCCCGAAGCTGATAGTGTGCAACTACCTGTAAAGACGTCACGCGGCGCGTGACAGCCGGGTACCGCCGGAGTATCAAAGGAAGAGCCGGGAGATCTATGGCACAGCTCGCGACATTATTGGACCAGATGCATCCGCCCGCCGACGAGCGGATGCACGCCGACGGCTACGCGCTGTGGATGGCCTGGCAGGGAGAATCCAACCCCGTCGTCTTCCAGTTCATGCAGGAATACGGCGGCCTGTTCCTGGAAACCGCCGAGGACCAGGCGCTCCTGTATTTTTTTTCCTCCAACGTGTTTTTGGCCGCCGCCCGCCTTGAGAGCTGGTCGCGCTTTGACGCAACGGCACTGACCGCCGTCATCATGCCCGCATCCCTGACCATGGGGGATTCGCGCTCCTTCCGCCTGGATATGGCGCAGCCTTTGCGCGACCAGGGGCTGTTCGCCCCGGACGCGTTCTCCATCTGGATTCACCCCGATATCGCGGCGGCGGCGACGAGCATCCCCGGCATCACCCTTGCCGCCAAAACACCGCCGTCCACCCTGGCGAAGCTGGAGTGGAAGCAGATTGCCGTCGACACCCGCCTGCCCTACCAGGCGGCCGTCGGCTGGTATTCCATTTTGCGCCCCTTGGGCAACCCCTTGGACAAGGAATTTCAAATCGGCTGGCGGAGCCTCTTTGACGAACTTGAAAAAATATTGCAGCGCAACAAATTCCGCTATACGGTGCACGACTTTTTCCTGATGTTCCCCCTGGAGAACCTGCGCCAGCTCCAGATCTGGATCCGCAGTTTCCTGGATATCGTGGCCGAACTGCGGAACGAAAATCCGGATGCTTACTGGCCG
The DNA window shown above is from uncultured delta proteobacterium and carries:
- a CDS encoding conserved hypothetical protein (Evidence 4 : Homologs of previously reported genes of unknown function): MTQNNQPMWFIFHDKKLLLLPDKKGEEALLRGEGRPFASHQDQDVHVHVLGTYDGAPCYACTLKTLPPEAGQLCVLTDLRSSYPVLGENLYVTAGKGSELIHWDSQTRFCPACGAPTQPKLPISKSCPKCGNELFPNIALAIIVLVRRGEEALLVRAHTFRGTHYGLVAGFLEPGETLEECVAREVREETGISIKNIRYFGSQPWPYPSGLMVGFTADYQNGDLTLQQEELAAGAFFSRDNLPDLPAKLSIARRLIDAWIDGKP
- a CDS encoding Acetyltransferase, N-acetylglutamate synthase translates to MGIVTVREYDDSFKEAVINLILGIQRKEFGVPVTREGQPDLSAIPDFYQTGNGNFWVALHDGAVAGTVSLKDIGNGQGALRKMFVGPAYRGAPYRTGQQLLDVLLEWARGRGVRDIYLGTTEKFLAAHRFYEKNGFAPFPKELLPENFPLMSVDTRFYRRCP
- the rpmA gene encoding 50S ribosomal subunit protein L27 (Evidence 2a : Function of homologous gene experimentally demonstrated in an other organism; PubMedId : 10094780, 1225626, 12809609, 7556101, 8312607; Product type s : structure); amino-acid sequence: MAHKKAGGSSRNGRDSAGQRRGVKRYGGQKVLAGSIIVRQLGTKVHPGSGVGLGRDFTIFATCDGVVKFEKYIRNRREKVRVSVIPAS
- the rplU gene encoding 50S ribosomal subunit protein L21 (Evidence 2a : Function of homologous gene experimentally demonstrated in an other organism; PubMedId : 10094780, 387076, 8312607; Product type s : structure), whose protein sequence is MYAIIESGGKQFRVEEGGKIRVEKLTSAVGSEIVIDKVLMLGGGSFAVGSPYIAAATVTAEVVEHGRGEKIIVFKKRRRQDSRRTQGHRQDFTTLKIKSITA
- a CDS encoding Thiamine biosynthesis protein; the encoded protein is MMVTYDAVALFSGGLDSILAARLIQDQGLAVKCIHFTSPFFGKPESIPHWREVYGLDIDAVDVGDAFAAMLAERPAHGFGKVLNPCVDCKILMMRRAVTLMRELGADILISGEVLGQRPMSQRKDTLNIIRRDAGVRDVLIRPLSARILEETPAEASGRIDRSRLGAISGRGRRSQLELAAALGITEIPTPAGGCRLTEKENGRSYWPVLLHTPRPTGNDFDLAATGRQYWNLAAPGAPLHLCVGRNQADNARLLELALPGDIVFKIASFPGPVALGRPFPGQEWDDAAVASAAAFTASFSPKAARFSEESGKPVFVKAHKGPDHGAIMRPVEEDAVPAIPVIPARAGDWREYPWEKARGEIRAEQRERLGLPPKEQPFQDEDEPGSE